The stretch of DNA GGGCTTGCTTAGGAACTTGCCGTAGACTATAAACTTGTGTCCCCTCACTTCAACGCCCTCAAAGAAGCTAAAATCCGTTTTCTTCATCATATCTTTCAAATCCTTCGTCAGTCACACGTTTTCGTCTAACCCCGCGGGATGGGCGACTTCCAGCCGACCATGTCCCACCAATGCGGGGGCCATCACCATGCCCCCGGCGAGTAAGCTCCTCACGACTCTTCAACACTGCCGGGTGGTGACTGCACCTGCACGCACATAATTGGCGATGATGACGCCCTTGGGGGAGACTTTGCTCTCCGTCAGCTTGAACGCCGCCGGAATGGTGCCATCGGCAAACAATCGTTTCCCACCGCCCAACGTCAGCGGATAGATCTTGAGCCAGAGCTCATCGACCAAATCATGCTTCATCAGCGTCTGAAGGAGATTTCCACTGCCGTAAACGTGCAAATTCGGCCCTAGCTGCTGCTTGAGTTGGCTGACTTTTGCCGCAATGTCTCCGCCCATAAACACGGTGGGCTGCCATTCGTGAGACGTCATGGTGTTCGAGGCGACGTACTTGGTCGCTTTATTGACAGCCGGCCATATGTCCCCATGCTTCGGCCAGTACGGAGCCCAAATGTCAAAGGTTTTGCGCCCGATCAACAGATCAAACGGCATGTTCATCTCCCGTCGGATGACTGCTCCAACAACCTCGTCGGCATAGGGACTTACCCACCCGCCATATGCGAAGCCACCGCTGGTATCTTCCTGTGGCCCGCCCATGCCTTGCATAACCCCATCAAGGGTGATGTGGGAGATGACAATGACTTTTCTCATGACGCACCTCCTTATACGATCTGGCACTCTTCAGCGTAAATCTGGGGTAAGTAGGCAACGAATCAGGGCATGGTGATTCCCTCACTTCAGCAGTAGATTGATATATTTATTTTCTCAAAATTCATCCAAAAGACCAAGAATGAAGCGGCAGGCTTCGGGGGCCTCGGAAGACGTATGGAATCGGCGATCGTAGAAATCAAGCAGCTCTGGAGCCCGTGCTAAAGAAATCTATGCCCCGGACACATCATCCGATGCCATTGGATGAAGCGATCCCGAAAATCCCTTTGCCTCCCCTTTGGCTTGCGATATACTCAATGTTGATGTTTCCTTCGATGATGTCGGAGTCAGTGGGAAGTTGGGCAAGGAATTCATCCCGCTCTTGGAGAAAGTTGTGGATGGGCGGGCGAGGCAAAGCATGGCGGCCCTGATCCGTCTTGCCTTCCCACCGCCGAGAAGTCTCCCATGGCCACTTTTCACTGTAAACGCTGTTTTCGCCGTGTCCCGACGACAAAAGTTTTCCACACGGTTTTGTACCGCCCCGCCTGCCCGGTCCGGGCCGTCATTCGGCATGATTCCCTTCCCCTTTGGAAAAAATGGGTAAGGGAAGAACCGACGGAAGGAGATGCCGAATGACCACGTTTACGATGGTGGGAGACTGGCGGAAAAGTCCTGTACTGGAAAAGCTGGCCAAAGGCCTGCGCAACGAAATGATCAAAAACGGATACGCTTATCGCTCCGAGGAGGATCCCGATCTGCGACTGGTCCTCCATTTTGTCGATCCTGAAGAGCCCCGCCACTTCCGGCGAAAAGGAAAGGGCACCTTCGTCGTCACGGTGGCGGAGAAGAGCGAACCGGTCGACAGCATCCTGAAGGCGGGTTACCCGATATTGGTCCGTTCCCTCGGCAACATGATGATTTACCTGGACCGCTCCAAAAATCAGCCCGCCGTCCATTTCATCACCCTCGAGCAGGGATGCTACCCCATCCCGGGGGATATGGAGGATCCCGGCTTCTTTCGCCGGGTGTTCGAGCGGCTCCTTCCCTTGGCCACCGCGGAATTGATCATCGACAACACCTTTGAACCGGACCTCCCCGAAAGCCTTTGGGAGGGAGACGAACTGACCCGGCAGATCAACCGGGCGGGGAAAAAGCTGGACGAGATGAACCTGCTGCCCGCCCCCTTTCCCATCGAGGAGCTCCTGTCCGAGCGGGAATTGCGCCACGTGAAGCGCCTTTACGGAATCGGAGGCCTAAGTTACGGCAATCTGAGCGCTCGTAAGGACGGAAACCGCTTCTGGATGAGCGCCAGCGGGGTCAACAAGGCCAAGCTGGAAA from Planifilum fimeticola encodes:
- a CDS encoding class II aldolase/adducin family protein, whose amino-acid sequence is MTTFTMVGDWRKSPVLEKLAKGLRNEMIKNGYAYRSEEDPDLRLVLHFVDPEEPRHFRRKGKGTFVVTVAEKSEPVDSILKAGYPILVRSLGNMMIYLDRSKNQPAVHFITLEQGCYPIPGDMEDPGFFRRVFERLLPLATAELIIDNTFEPDLPESLWEGDELTRQINRAGKKLDEMNLLPAPFPIEELLSERELRHVKRLYGIGGLSYGNLSARKDGNRFWMSASGVNKAKLETVGRDILMIKGYSPEEKAMKISVPPKVEPRRASVDAIEHWMIYTNHPEVGAIVHIHAWMEGIPTTEINYPCGTLQLAKAVAEQISRAEDPSRAVVGLKNHGLTITGRDLDDIFERIDGKIIPQVPMS
- a CDS encoding dihydrofolate reductase family protein gives rise to the protein MRKVIVISHITLDGVMQGMGGPQEDTSGGFAYGGWVSPYADEVVGAVIRREMNMPFDLLIGRKTFDIWAPYWPKHGDIWPAVNKATKYVASNTMTSHEWQPTVFMGGDIAAKVSQLKQQLGPNLHVYGSGNLLQTLMKHDLVDELWLKIYPLTLGGGKRLFADGTIPAAFKLTESKVSPKGVIIANYVRAGAVTTRQC